In Cyclopterus lumpus isolate fCycLum1 chromosome 9, fCycLum1.pri, whole genome shotgun sequence, a single genomic region encodes these proteins:
- the grk5l gene encoding G protein-coupled receptor kinase 5 isoform X2, producing the protein MELENIVANTVLLKAREGGGGKRKGRSKKWKEILRFPHISQCTEQGNDIERDYVSICEKQPIGRLLFRLYCETRPKLQRCIQLLDAMEDYEVTPDEKRKCRGDQIIKTFLSKQSPQHVDIAEVFADQCRENLELSPCKEIFSNCHKTVHDYLSGAPFLDYQNSMYFDRFLQWRMLERQPITKDTFRQYRVLGKGGFGEVCACQVRATGKMYACKKLEKKRIKKRKGESMALNEKQILEKVNSRFVVSLAYAYETKDALCLVLTIMNGGDLKFHTYNMGTPGFEKDRVRFYAAQICCGLEHLHRESIVYRDLKPENILLDDNGHIRISDLGLAIKVPDRELIRGRVGTVGYMAPEVINNEKYGMSPDWWGLGCLVYEMTAGRSPFRARKERVKREEVERRVQEEEEEYNDKFTEDTKAICRILLTKDPKQRLGCLADRAAGVKAHSFFKSINFKRMEAGIVEPPFVPDPRAVYCKDVLDIEQFSTVKGVNLDQTDNDFYSKFTTGSVSIPWQNEMIETECFRDLNVFGPQGTRPPDLDWNQPPEPPRRSLLDRIFRSTRRCPFPTAVCSLPA; encoded by the exons atggagctGGAGAACATAGTAGCCAACACTGTACTGCTAAAAGCGAGAGAGG gtggaggaggaaagcGGAAAGGGAGGAGCAAAAAATGGAAGGAGATCCTTCGCTTCCCCCATATAAGCCAGTGCACTGAGCAGGGAAACGACATTG agAGGGACTATGTCAGCATCTGTGAGAAACAGCCTATCGGACGGCTACTGTTCCGTCTTTACTGTGAGACCAGACCTAAACTGCAACGATGCATCCAACTACTGGACGcaatg gaaGACTATGAAGTGACACctgatgaaaaaagaaaatgcagaggGGACCAGATCATCAAGACTTTTCTCTCAAAACAA TCACCTCAGCACGTAGACATAGCAGAGGTCTTTGCAGACCAGTGCAGAGAGAACCTCGAGCTCAGTCCATGTAAGGAGATCTTCAGCAACTGCCACAA AACCGTCCATGACTACCTGAGTGGAGCTCCGTTCTTGGACTACCAGAACAGCATGTACTTTGACCGATTCCTGCAGTGGAGGATGCTGGAAAG GCAACCAATCACTAAAGACACATTCAGGCAGTACAGAGTGCTGGGGAAGGGGGGATTCGGAGAG GTATGTGCCTGCCAGGTTAGAGCTACAGGGAAGATGTATGCATGCAAGAAACTGGAAAAGaagaggataaaaaaaagaaaaggggagtcCATGGCTCTCAACGAGAAGCAGATTTTAGAGAAAGTCAACAGCAGATTTGTT GTGAGCTTAGCGTATGCATACGAGACCAAAGACGCTCTGTGTCTGGTGCTGACCATCATGAACGGTGGAGACCTGAAGTTTCACACCTATAACATGGGCACGCCGGGCTTCGAGAAAGACAGGGTCCGGTTTTACGCCGCACAAATCTGCTGTGGACTGGAGCATTTGCACAGGGAATCCATCGTCTATAG GGATTTGAAACCGGAGAATATCCTATTAGATGATAATG GACACATTCGTATTTCTGACCTGGGGCTCGCCATCAAAGTGCCTGACAGAGAACTCATCAGAGGCAGGGTGGGGACTGTGGGCTACATGG ctccggAGGTGATAAACAATGAAAAGTACGGCATGAGTCCTGATTGGTGGGGGCTGGGCTGTCTTGTTTACGAGATGACTGCCGGGCGATCACCCTTCCGTGCCCGCAAAGAACGAGTGAAacgggaggaggtggagaggagggtgcaggaagaggaggaggagtataACGACAAGTttacagaggacacaaaggccATCTGTAGAATA CTGCTGACCAAAGACCCGAAGCAGAGGCTGGGCTGTCTGGCGGACAGAGCGGCGGGTGTGAAGGCCCACTCGTTCTTCAAAAGCATCAACTTCAAGAGAATGGAAGCAGGAATAGTGGAGCCCCCCTTTGTGCCTGAT CCTCGGGCAGTGTACTGTAAGGATGTTTTGGACATAGAGCAGTTCTCCACAGTCAAGGGAGTAAATTTGGACCAAACTGACAATGACTTCTACTCCAAATTTACTACAGGCAGTGTTTCCATCCCATGGCAGAATGAG ATGATTGAAACTGAGTGTTTCAGAGATTTGAATGTGTTTGGGCCTCAAGGGACGAGACCTCCAGATCTGGACTGGAATCAGCCGCCAGAGCCGCCTAGACGCAGCCTGCTGGACAGGATCTTCAGGAG caCCCGGAGGTGTCCATTTCCCACAGCCGTGTGCAGTCTTCCAGCGTAA
- the grk5l gene encoding G protein-coupled receptor kinase 5 isoform X1 has product MELENIVANTVLLKAREGGGGKRKGRSKKWKEILRFPHISQCTEQGNDIERDYVSICEKQPIGRLLFRLYCETRPKLQRCIQLLDAMEDYEVTPDEKRKCRGDQIIKTFLSKQSPQHVDIAEVFADQCRENLELSPCKEIFSNCHKTVHDYLSGAPFLDYQNSMYFDRFLQWRMLERQPITKDTFRQYRVLGKGGFGEVCACQVRATGKMYACKKLEKKRIKKRKGESMALNEKQILEKVNSRFVVSLAYAYETKDALCLVLTIMNGGDLKFHTYNMGTPGFEKDRVRFYAAQICCGLEHLHRESIVYRDLKPENILLDDNGHIRISDLGLAIKVPDRELIRGRVGTVGYMAPEVINNEKYGMSPDWWGLGCLVYEMTAGRSPFRARKERVKREEVERRVQEEEEEYNDKFTEDTKAICRILLTKDPKQRLGCLADRAAGVKAHSFFKSINFKRMEAGIVEPPFVPDPRAVYCKDVLDIEQFSTVKGVNLDQTDNDFYSKFTTGSVSIPWQNEMIETECFRDLNVFGPQGTRPPDLDWNQPPEPPRRSLLDRIFRRHHPEVSISHSRVQSSSVNSVDSMSNSAP; this is encoded by the exons atggagctGGAGAACATAGTAGCCAACACTGTACTGCTAAAAGCGAGAGAGG gtggaggaggaaagcGGAAAGGGAGGAGCAAAAAATGGAAGGAGATCCTTCGCTTCCCCCATATAAGCCAGTGCACTGAGCAGGGAAACGACATTG agAGGGACTATGTCAGCATCTGTGAGAAACAGCCTATCGGACGGCTACTGTTCCGTCTTTACTGTGAGACCAGACCTAAACTGCAACGATGCATCCAACTACTGGACGcaatg gaaGACTATGAAGTGACACctgatgaaaaaagaaaatgcagaggGGACCAGATCATCAAGACTTTTCTCTCAAAACAA TCACCTCAGCACGTAGACATAGCAGAGGTCTTTGCAGACCAGTGCAGAGAGAACCTCGAGCTCAGTCCATGTAAGGAGATCTTCAGCAACTGCCACAA AACCGTCCATGACTACCTGAGTGGAGCTCCGTTCTTGGACTACCAGAACAGCATGTACTTTGACCGATTCCTGCAGTGGAGGATGCTGGAAAG GCAACCAATCACTAAAGACACATTCAGGCAGTACAGAGTGCTGGGGAAGGGGGGATTCGGAGAG GTATGTGCCTGCCAGGTTAGAGCTACAGGGAAGATGTATGCATGCAAGAAACTGGAAAAGaagaggataaaaaaaagaaaaggggagtcCATGGCTCTCAACGAGAAGCAGATTTTAGAGAAAGTCAACAGCAGATTTGTT GTGAGCTTAGCGTATGCATACGAGACCAAAGACGCTCTGTGTCTGGTGCTGACCATCATGAACGGTGGAGACCTGAAGTTTCACACCTATAACATGGGCACGCCGGGCTTCGAGAAAGACAGGGTCCGGTTTTACGCCGCACAAATCTGCTGTGGACTGGAGCATTTGCACAGGGAATCCATCGTCTATAG GGATTTGAAACCGGAGAATATCCTATTAGATGATAATG GACACATTCGTATTTCTGACCTGGGGCTCGCCATCAAAGTGCCTGACAGAGAACTCATCAGAGGCAGGGTGGGGACTGTGGGCTACATGG ctccggAGGTGATAAACAATGAAAAGTACGGCATGAGTCCTGATTGGTGGGGGCTGGGCTGTCTTGTTTACGAGATGACTGCCGGGCGATCACCCTTCCGTGCCCGCAAAGAACGAGTGAAacgggaggaggtggagaggagggtgcaggaagaggaggaggagtataACGACAAGTttacagaggacacaaaggccATCTGTAGAATA CTGCTGACCAAAGACCCGAAGCAGAGGCTGGGCTGTCTGGCGGACAGAGCGGCGGGTGTGAAGGCCCACTCGTTCTTCAAAAGCATCAACTTCAAGAGAATGGAAGCAGGAATAGTGGAGCCCCCCTTTGTGCCTGAT CCTCGGGCAGTGTACTGTAAGGATGTTTTGGACATAGAGCAGTTCTCCACAGTCAAGGGAGTAAATTTGGACCAAACTGACAATGACTTCTACTCCAAATTTACTACAGGCAGTGTTTCCATCCCATGGCAGAATGAG ATGATTGAAACTGAGTGTTTCAGAGATTTGAATGTGTTTGGGCCTCAAGGGACGAGACCTCCAGATCTGGACTGGAATCAGCCGCCAGAGCCGCCTAGACGCAGCCTGCTGGACAGGATCTTCAGGAGGCAT caCCCGGAGGTGTCCATTTCCCACAGCCGTGTGCAGTCTTCCAGCGTAAACTCTGTGGACTCCATGTCCAActctgccccctag
- the star gene encoding steroidogenic acute regulatory protein, mitochondrial has product MLPATFKLCAGISYRHTRNMTGLRKNAIVAIHHELNRLAGPGPSNWISQVRRRSSLLSSRIEEEEGYDEEEMSYLKQGEDALQKAISILSEQDGWTIETVAANGDKVLSKVLPDIGKVFKLEVMLEQHPDNLYKELVGNMEQMGEWNPNVKQVKILQKIGQDTMVTHEVSAETPGNVVGPRDFVSVRCAKRRGSTCFLAGMSTQHTKMPEQRGVVRAENGPTCIVMKPCAEDPNKTKFTWLLSIDLKGWIPKTIINKVLSQTQVDFANHLRQRMANNVSMEMAHAC; this is encoded by the exons ATGCTCCCTGCAACCTTCAAACTGTGTGCTGGCATCTCCTATCGTCATACAAGGAACATGACAG GTTTAAGGAAGAATGCCATTGTGGCCATCCACCATGAGCTGAACAGACTGGCAGGTCCAGGCCCCAGTAACTGGATCAGCCAGGTCCGCCGACGAAGCTCCCTTCTCA GTTCTCGgattgaagaagaagaggggtaCGACGAGGAGGAGATGTCCTACTTGAAGCAAGGTGAGGATGCACTGCAGAAGGCCATCAGCATCCTCAGCGAACAAGACGGCTGGACCATTGAAACTGTAGCC GCAAACGGAGACAAAGTCCTGAGTAAGGTGTTGCCTGACATTGGGAAGGTGTTCAAGCTGGAGGTGATGTTGGAGCAACACCCTGACAATCTTTACAAGGAGCTGGTGGGAAATATGGAGCAAATGGGGGAGTGGAACCCTAACGTCAAACAGGTTAAG ATCCTTCAAAAGATAGGCCAGGACACAATGGTTACCCATGAGGTTTCTGCAGAGACACCCGGCAATGTGGTGGGACCGAGGGACTTTGTCAGCGTCCGCTGTGCCAAGCGCCGGGGCTCCACCTGCTTCCTGGCGGGAATGTCAACTCAGCACACAAAAATGCCGGAGCAGAGGGGTGTGGTGAG gGCGGAGAATGGCCCTACCTGTATAGTTATGAAGCCGTGTGCTGAAGACCCAAATAAGACCAAGTTCACCTGGTTACTAAGTATAGATCTTAAG GGCTGGATCCCAAAGACGATCATAAACAAAGTGCTCTCTCAGACGCAGGTGGACTTTGCCAACCACCTCAGGCAAAGGATGGCTAATAATGTTTCTATGGAGATGGCTCATGCCTGCTGA